From the genome of Nicotiana sylvestris chromosome 2, ASM39365v2, whole genome shotgun sequence, one region includes:
- the LOC138883975 gene encoding uncharacterized protein yields MLSNIHTNKVFMEHVSGNIQANCPKLRHNFSGGSTRPSSSSATAVAPSQARGSHNQVGHGAGRGADRVTQGGEQPRLFATLDLQSEEASSEVTTGILLVCSHNAYAIMDPGLTFSYVTPYFAINLGLEPEQISEPFLVSTPVGESVKITRVYRGCIVSVQGRNTKADLIELEMLDFDVIMGMDWLSSCYAMLDCHAKIVRF; encoded by the exons ATGCTGAGCAACATTCACACCAACAAGGTCTTTATGGAACATGTAAGCGGCAACATTCAG GCCAACTGCCCAAAGTTGAGACATAATTTCAGTGGGGGATCAACTCGTCCTTCTAGTTCCTCAGCTACTGCAGTTGCACCATCCCAGGCTCGTGGTTCTCATAATCAGGTCGGGCATGGGGCAGGCAGAGGTGCAGATCGAGTTACTCAGGGAGGGGAACAACCCCGTTTGTTTGCTACACTTGATCTTCAGAGTGAAGAGGCATCTTCAGAAGTTACTACAGGTATACTTTTAGTCTGCTCACATAATGCTTATGCCATAATGGATCCAGGTTTAACGTTTTCATATGTGACTCCATACTTTGCGATTAACCTCGGACTAGAACCTGAACAAATTAGTGAGCCATTCCTAGTATCTACTCCAGTTGGAGAGTCAGTGAAAATCACAAGAGTCTATAGAGGTTGTATAGTTTCAGTCCAAGGTCGTAACACCAAGGCCGATCTCATAGAATTAGAAATGCTGGATTTCGATGTgatcatgggtatggattggttgtcttcctgctatgccatgttagattgt